TTATGATATTTATTCAATGCCTGTAAAGGCAGCAAACTAAAAAAGCCATTCATACCTAAAAAAAGAATGTTTAATTTTCTCATTGCCTTACCCTCTTCACATATTGACCTTATTGTTTGAATAAATGCTTAGGTATATAACCATAAAACTCATACTTATTTTTCTTTTCTACTACTTTATCTTTGGATATAGTCTTTACGATTTTAGCTGGTACACCTGCTAAAACACAATATCCTTCAGGAAAACTTTTATTGACTACACTACCTGCCGCTACAACTACATGATCTCCTAAATGAACTCCAGGTAAAATAACGGCATTCATTCCTATCCAACAATATTTTCCTATTTTTATAGGCCTACATTTTTCATGCTTTGTATACTCATATATACTATGATTTGCACTTATAATCCCTACTCCAGAAGCTATGATTGTATAATTTCCAATTTCTATTCCATTTATCCCTTGTATATAGCAATGCGGACTTAATCCTGGCGCTGTGCCAATTCCAATACGTATATTATGTGGACAAGTTACCTTTGAAGTAAAATGCACTGGCCAATATGCATGTCTATTTATTCCTAATATTTTTTGATAAAACAAATTTGCAAACGTAATCGGAGCCGCTGTATTCTTTGTCATCTTAATATATTTAAAATAATTGATACTTTTTTTAAGTGTCTGTATAAACTTTTCCATACTTCTTCATCTCTATTCTATTTTATATATATTGAATTTAGATAATGCATCACCATAGTTCATATAGATCCTAAAGTTCAAGATTTTATCTTCTACCAATAACTCTTCATTGTTTGAAATTTCTTTCCATGCTAAATCATTACTACTCCAATATTCTAATTTTATTTTTCCCTGATATGCTATTAATAACTTTATCTTATTTGCATATATATGGATAGGCTTTAAAAAAATATATCCAGATTTATTACCATATAATATATTATGACAATTCCATTGAGATTCTGATCTCCCATTATATTTATCATACCATCCAATATAACAATACTTTCTACCATCTATTACCATATCTGAAGAATTTACATGAAGTATTGATTTGTTAAATTTTCCTAATTCAATAAGATCAAATTTTCCTTCCTTAGCATCTAACACTGCACACAAATTAGTTTCTTGCAATTTAACGTAAGAATTAAATATGATCTGTTGCTTTCCATTACTATAAGTATATGCATAAACCATATTCTTGCTTATTGAGAAAATTAAATTTCCCTCAGTCTTAAAAATCTCTGTATACTCATCTTCAGTTTTTTCTTTTGGATTTTCAGTGGCTAACTCATACCCTTTTTGTGAAAGTAAAATTAAACTTGTAGTACAATTGCCTCGATAAGTAAAACTAAACATTACAGTTGACTCTATAGATGGAACAAACGGTTTTATATAAATTGCTCTTGAAACATTTTGTAATACCTGTCCATTAACTTTAAATCCCATTGGGAAAAACTCCACTCCTTTTCCCTGTGCTCTCACGTTGCCCATAACAGGCAAAAAGTCCTTGTCATTAAGATAATTTGTACTTATACCATTACAAATAAAACGAAGCTTACTATTTTTGGGTTCAATAGCATACATACTAGATGTCTCTTGATCAATATCCTCATAAAAATTTATTTCTTTGAGTAGTAAATATTTATCATTATAATCTTCAGTGATCATTCTAATATCTTCTAATATATTTTCACTCATAAATCATTCTCCTTTTTCAAAAATATTGACATACTGATCACTCTAGCTTATTTCATATACTTTTAAAATGATATGAATAGCCTTTTTCCCCTCAATTCCATCAATATATGGAGTACTTTTTTTTACAATGCTATCAATTGCATTTCTATATAGAGAAATATGTCCTGACCCATAAATATTTTCAATTTCTCTATCGCATGCTTTTTGAACCTGCTCCAGACTATCTTTTCCGTCTTCGAACTGCCAAACTTGAACCTTATTAACCGCTTTTCCGCCAATGACAACCGTACCTTTTTCGCCTAGAATAGTCAAAGTTTCTTCTAAATTCTGTGGATAAACACATACTGTTCCTTCTACATTCCCTATAGCTCCATTTTTAAAGCGAATTTGCAAACTCCCGTAATCCTCCATCTCAATGTATGGGTGTGTGAAATTTCCAAGCATTGCATTTACCTGCTCAACTTCTCCCCCAAGCATCCACTGTAAAAGATCTATGTTGTGGATACATTGATTCATCAAACATCCCCCATCTTGCTTTTTTGTTCCTCTCCATGGAGCCTGCCTATAATACTCTTCATTTCTATTCCATAAAATCCTGGCATTTCCCGCAATGATTCGTCCAAATCTTCCTTCTTCCACAGCTTGACGCAATTTCTGGATAGCTGGATTAAATCGGTTTTGATGGCATACACAAAGCTTTACTTTATTTCTTTCTGAAGCTTCGATCATTCTATCTGCATCTTCTATAGTCATTGCCATAGGTTTTTCTACTATTACATGTTTTCCTGCATTCATAGCATCAATTGAAATCTTTGCATGCTTTCCTGATTCCGTTGCAATCGCAACAATATCCACACTCGTATTTTTTAAAAGATCTTCATAATGTGTATATATCGTTGGTGTTTCAACTAATATTTCTTGCGCTGCCATTTTTTCAACATATTCTTCTGCTTTCTTTTTGGCTCGTTCCTCAATAATATCACATACGGCTATTAATCTTGCTTCAGGATGGTTATTGACAATTGCTTCAACATGTTTATAACTGATCCTTCCACAACCGATTATTGCAAAATTCATCATTACCATGGCCTCCGTATCTAAGTTGTAAATCATAGTATTTCTATGTTCTCTCGATTCTTTACGTTTTTCATTGCATTTTTTGTATCAAAAATAAATTTTGAATGCTTTGCAATATACTCATAATCATATACAGTGTGCATTGTCGTAATAATCACTAAATCTGCTGTTTCAAGGATGCCTTGAGTTAATTCTACAGAAGAATATGTTTTCCCTTTATGCTGAAACTCAGGAATATATGGGTCATTATATATGATCTCTGCTCCCTGATTCTCTAAGTGTTCAATGACTTTTAATGCGGGCGACTCTCTTAAATCATCAATATCCTGTTTATAAGCAACGCCTAAGATCAATATCTTTGAACCTCTTAACGCTTTTGAAAAACGATTTAATATTTTCATACTTCTTTCCATTACAAACTCTGGCATGTAATTATTAATTTCTCCTGCTGTTTCAATTAGTCTCGTATGATAATTATATTCTCTTGCTTTCCATGTTAAATAAAATGGATCAATCGGAATACAGTGTCCTCCTAAGCCTGGTCCAGGATAAAATGCCATAAACCCATAGGGTTTTGTTTTGGCAGCTTCAATAACTTCCCAGACATTAATACCCATTTTATGGCACAATATTGCCATCTCGTTTGCAAGCCCAATATTAATATTTCTGAATGTGTTTTCTAAAATTTTTTCCATTTCTGCTACTGCTGGTGAAGATACTTCAAAAACTTCACTTTCTAATACATTCCTATATAAGGCAGCTGCTACTTCTGTACTGTCTTGTCCAATGCCACCAACAACTTTAGGTGTATTCTTTGTTTTATAGATTTTATTTCCTGGGTCCACCCTTTCAGGTGAAAATGCTAAATAAAAATCTTTTTCACATTTCAATCCCGTAGATTCTAGGATTGGCTTTATTATCTCTTCTGTTGTCCCAGGATATGTGGTACTCTCTAAAACAATTAGCATACCTTTATGCAAATATTTCGCAATATCTCTTGTAGACTTCTCTACATAAGAAATATCTGGTTGAAAATATTGGTCTAGAGGCGTGGGAACGCATATCGATACACAATCAACCTGCTCAACAAAACTAAAATCATTCGTTGCAGATAAAAGTCCTTTCTCTACTACTTCTGAAAGTTCTTCATCCACTATATCACCAATATAATTGTGCCCTTGATTAACCATTTTTACTTTTTCGTCCTGTATATCAAAACCTATTACACGATATCCTGCCTTAGCTTTTTCTACTGCAAGAGGAAGACCAACATATCCAAGTCCTACTACGCCTATTACTGCTTCTTTATTAATAATTCTATTTAATAATGCTTGTTTCATTTCTTTCCTCCTCTATGGGCTATTCTTTAATTAAAAGATTGTCAAGTAACTTATACTCACTTTTACAGCTATTACAATAATATTTATATTTATCTTTTAATAATTTTTCGCCACAGGCACATACCCAACCTATTAATCTTGCAGGGTTTCCTACAACAAGGCCATAATCCGGAACGTCCTTAGTAACAACAGAACCTGCACCTACTAATGCATACTTCCCTATTATGTTGCCACATACAATAGTAGCGTTAGCACCTATGGTAGCTCCCTTTTTAATTACAGTTTGCATAAATTCATGTTTTCTATTTATATGACTACGTGGATTTATAACATTGGTAAACACACAGGATGGTCCTAAAAACACATCATCTTCGCAAATTATTCCTGTATAAACAGATACATTATTTTGTATTTTTACATTATTGCCAATAATAACATTGGGCGATATAACTACATTCTGTCCTATATTACAGTCTTCGCCTATTTTACATCCACTCATAATATGGCTAAAATGCCATATTTTTGTTCCAGCTCCTATTTCACAAGGTTCATCTATATAACTCGATTCATGTACAAAATATAATTTCGACATTATAGATATCCTCTCTTTATTATCGTTCATCCTGTTGGCTTTTCATGCCTTCTAAAAATGAGTCATAAATTTTCGTCTGTTTTCCTCGAAAGATATGGATAAAATCTTTTTATCATACTGTTAGGAATAATGTTTATTTATCTCTTTTCAAATTCATAGATCGTATTAATGATAAAATCTTGATCTTCTTTTGTTAATTCTGGATATAATGGAATAGCAAAGGTACGATTGGATAAGTACTCGGATACCGGTAAATCTCCTTTTTGATATCCTAAATTTTTATAAACCTTTTGTAAATGTAAAGGTACAGGATAATAGATACCCGTTGCGATTCTCTTTTCTTTTAGATGCTGAACAAGTTCATCTCTATTTTCGCTTTGTAAAATATATAAATGAAATACGCTTTTTGCATCGTGATGCACTTCTGGTGTAATGAGTTGTGTATTCTTCAGATTTTCTGTATAATAATCTGCCAGCTCTTTGCGTCTTGTATTCCATTTATCTAAATATTTTAGCTTAACATTTAAAATGGCTGCTTGTATATTATCTAATCTTGAGTTATATCCAATAAAGTAATTGTAATATTTTGCAGCATCATATATAGTCTTGTCCTCTATATCTATGTTTTCTTCTTGCTCTTCTTTTATGCCATTTATTAAATTATATGCCGAACGTCCTAACTCGCCGCTTCCATGTACTCTAAGAGCTTTTATTAATGCTGCTAATGTATCGTCATTAGTAGTAATCATTCCTCCGTCTCCAAAAGCTCCGAGATTTTTTGTAGGGAAAAAAGAAAAACAACCTATCGTTCCAATACTTCCTACCTTTTTACCTTTATATTCTGCTCCAATGGCTTGGCAAGCATCTTCTACCACATAAAGATTATATCTATTGGCTATATCCATAATTTCGTCCATATTTGCCGGCTGTCCAAAAATATGAACAGGCAATATAGCTTTAGTGTTTTTATTGATCTTCTCTTCAATCTTATCCGGATCAATATTATAAGTGTCTTTTTTTATATCTACAAAAACAGGCTTCGCTCCTACTCTGGAAATTGCTTCTGCAGTGGCAAAGAAAGTAAATGGAGATGTAATCACCTCATCTCCATCACCAATTTTTAGGGCATGCAAGGCCAATACTAAGGCATCGGTTCCATTAGCACAAGTAATTGCATGTTTGCAGCCAATATATTCTTCCATTTTCTTTTCTAACAATTTTATTTCTTCTCCCATAATATATTGGGCAGAAGAAATTACCCCTTGCAATCTTTGATCTATCTCATTTTTAATAGTTTCATATTGTTTTTTTAAATCTAATAAAGGAATCATCAAAGTAACTCCCATCCATAACATTTTTATATTTTTGTCATCTGATAACAATCACTATTATTATTTTCGTCATAACTTTACAAAAACCTTAGAAAATTTTGTGGATAATAAAAAACAGTACTAATCTGTACTGTTATAATAATCTATATTAATTTTTCACTTAATATAAGTTCTCTTAATTCTTCTTTGCTTAAGGCTTGTACTTTTGAAGAATCTGTTGAATATTCACTAACATCATAATGATTAACCTTAGGATAGCTTTGAACAAATGGATAGATTCTAAACATTTCATCCAATTCTTCAGCCCTCATAGCTTCTTCTTTAGTCATGAGTTCTTCGTACATTTTTTCTCCCGGTCTTAAGCCTATGGTTTCAATCTTAATTTCTTCATCTAACGGTAAACTGTATTTTTTTCTTGTCTCTTCAATGACAACTTCTGCTAAATCCTTTAAGTTAACAACCGGCATTTTTAGGACGAAAATGTCTCCTCCCTGAGCATATTCTGTAGCTTTTAGCACTAAATCTACTGCTTGAGTAATGCTCATCATAAATCTTGACATATTAGGATCTGTAAGTGTTATTTTTTTATTTTCTAATATTTGCTGCTTAAATAGGGGTATAACAGAACCCCTGGAGCCCATTACATTTCCAAATCGTACTGCTGCAAATATGGGCCTTTTTCCTCCTTTATAATAATGCGCAGAGGACATAAGGCGCTCTGCCAGAAGCTTAGTGGCTCCCATGGTATTTGTAGGACTTATGGCTTTGTCGCTGCTTGTATAAATGACTCTATCTACCTTTTGATTAATGGCGCATTCTATGACGTTCTGAGTGCCAAGGACATTGGTTTTTACAGCTTCAAAAGGATTGTATTCACAGGCAGGAACATGTTTTAGGGCAGCCAAATAAAAAACGATATCAATTCCATGCATAGCTCGTTCCAGTCTTTCCTTATCTCTTATATCGCCTAACAGGAACCTAATGTTTTTACGTCTTCCCAGTTCTTGCTCCATTAGAAACTGCTTATATTCATCTCTGCTGAAAATACGAATAACTTTAGGATTATACTTAATGAGCTTTTTTACCAAGGCTTGTCCAATAGTTCCTGTTCCCCCGAGGACTAAAATCTTTCTGTTCTCAAACATCGCTTCACCCACTTAACCTATGATAGTATTGTAATATATGCTGTAAATAGTTTTATCTCATTTTCTTCTATAAATTCTTCCAAGATTTTTTCAAAATGTACTGCGGCATTATATTGGAGCTTATACAGGCTTTCATTTTTTTCAATAATTCGTTTGTATGAATCTTGATCATTTTCTATGATTTTGGGTTCATACTGCTGAGCAATCTGTAATAGTTCGAACTGTTTATAATAAAATAAAAGCTCATTAGTAAGCGTAGCCTTATTGATTTCTTGATCATTTTTGTCTAATTGGTATAAGATATTTTTAAATTTTTCCCTGCTTTTCCCTTCATAATACCTTTTAAGCTCTAAAGTCCACTCTAAATTTGATTTAGCGCATTTTTTTACCACTTTTAATTCTTTTAAGATATTTTTCAGCTTTTCAATTCCATTATTATATACAGTATTCTCTTTTTTCTCTATTATATGCCCGATCTTGTCCTTTGCATTAATATCTTTATTACAGTATTTTATAATGGCATCTTCTAATGTCATGATCATAGTGCCCTTGATTTTTGCTCCGCCTTCTGTGGCATCTATAAAGATAGTGGTTGAGTTTTCTCTAATAAAGTTTTCAAACCAATTAAGGTAATAATATAATTGCGAGCTGGTAGGAATCCTGTTTCCATGTATATCTTCCACTAATAGATCACCTGGTGAATCCTTGTGATCTTCTTCAGATATCTTGGCTGCTATGTCACTATGGTGCTTTGCATTGGTAAATGCTAAATCCTGTCCAATTAAAATGATAGGGTTGCATCCCATGTATGTGGCTATAGCCGTAGAGCTGTTGGCCACAGATCCTCCTACTTTAATAATATCCTGTTTCTCCCCTGATATATATTCCGTAAGTTTTTTTAACTTTTCATCCGTTATAAATATTTTTTTGCCCCGCCATTCTTCCACAAGGATATGATTGCCATGAACCAATGAAATAAAAGGTATGGTTAAATCCATATAGTCCTTAGCTAATTCATAGGTAACATTTTGAGGATCAATATTACACAGAAAATGAGGAATAATTCCTCTTTCTAATAAGGGCTTTAATGTTCTTACCCCAGCAATAATCACAGCTTTATCCATTATATCTTTTAGATGCTCGATATTTTGTTCAAGGGAAGGTCCTGCAGACACAATGATAGCAGGACAATTTTTAAAACTGTCCTTAAAAGAAGTGATGGAATTCCCTTCTATAATATATGGAATATTTTCTATTAAGTTTGTGCTTATCTGACTAGAAAGTTTTTCTATAGCATTCACTTGTATTTGAAGTTCAAGATTATACTTATTAATAATTCCCAAAAGCTGATTATAGAACTCTGCATATATTTTATCATAGTAGGACAATGTATATATCTTAAAATGGTTATAATTTTCTATGGAGGTATTTTGCTTTAAGATTTCATAAATATTAAAACATGCATTTCCTACAAGAGAAATTACAGTTGCTTTCTCTAAAATAGGTTTAACATGTTCTAGTTCTTTTACATATAAATATAATTCTTCATTTGGCTCTATAATAACGATGATATTTTCCTTTGCATATTTTGATAATGCATATAGATTATATCCTAGTCCTAATCCAAATAATATAAATACAGTATTTAAACCATACTCCTCTAACGAACCTATATTTCGTATTGCTTCTTTCAGAGGGTCATATTTGCTGTGCAAATAGATCTCCTTTTCCCCTATTTGAAGCTTTGCAGTTGGGGCTCCACTTTTTGAAGTTTCTATTTGAATGGTCATCGTTACACCTTCATTCAATAAACTCGATAGTTGCTGTAAATATCTTTATCTCTTCCTTGAACTTTCTTTGTCTTAGTCTTTGATCCACTGGTTTTGAATAGTCTATATATTGGTCAATAAAGTTCTGTAGAGGCATATGCTTGCATCCTTCTATAAATGCTCCGCCTTCTGTGGCGTTTATAAATTCTATCTGAGGATTATCTTTAATTTTATTTTCTATCCAATGTTTAAAACTTAGTAATCCTAAGGTTGTATCCAGCCATTCTCCGTTTTGGCCTTTTACTTTTCTTCTGTTGGTACTTTCATTTACTGTATTTCCATAAGCATGACTTTGACCATCCGTAAAAGCCAAGTCCTGCCCTACAAATACAATGGGATTCCCTCCAAATCGAATAGACAAATCCAATATTGCTGTAGCAACAGAACCTCCTAAATCCATAATGTGTTCTGGATTTTCTACATGCTCTTTTTTGTCAGAAGCAATATATTTAGGTCCCTTATATTTTGATATAGTATCTGCACTGGCTGATTCAAAAAATACCATA
The genomic region above belongs to Defluviitalea saccharophila and contains:
- a CDS encoding UDP-N-acetylglucosamine 4,6-dehydratase family protein yields the protein MFENRKILVLGGTGTIGQALVKKLIKYNPKVIRIFSRDEYKQFLMEQELGRRKNIRFLLGDIRDKERLERAMHGIDIVFYLAALKHVPACEYNPFEAVKTNVLGTQNVIECAINQKVDRVIYTSSDKAISPTNTMGATKLLAERLMSSAHYYKGGKRPIFAAVRFGNVMGSRGSVIPLFKQQILENKKITLTDPNMSRFMMSITQAVDLVLKATEYAQGGDIFVLKMPVVNLKDLAEVVIEETRKKYSLPLDEEIKIETIGLRPGEKMYEELMTKEEAMRAEELDEMFRIYPFVQSYPKVNHYDVSEYSTDSSKVQALSKEELRELILSEKLI
- a CDS encoding 6-hydroxymethylpterin diphosphokinase MptE-like protein, whose protein sequence is MTIQIETSKSGAPTAKLQIGEKEIYLHSKYDPLKEAIRNIGSLEEYGLNTVFILFGLGLGYNLYALSKYAKENIIVIIEPNEELYLYVKELEHVKPILEKATVISLVGNACFNIYEILKQNTSIENYNHFKIYTLSYYDKIYAEFYNQLLGIINKYNLELQIQVNAIEKLSSQISTNLIENIPYIIEGNSITSFKDSFKNCPAIIVSAGPSLEQNIEHLKDIMDKAVIIAGVRTLKPLLERGIIPHFLCNIDPQNVTYELAKDYMDLTIPFISLVHGNHILVEEWRGKKIFITDEKLKKLTEYISGEKQDIIKVGGSVANSSTAIATYMGCNPIILIGQDLAFTNAKHHSDIAAKISEEDHKDSPGDLLVEDIHGNRIPTSSQLYYYLNWFENFIRENSTTIFIDATEGGAKIKGTMIMTLEDAIIKYCNKDINAKDKIGHIIEKKENTVYNNGIEKLKNILKELKVVKKCAKSNLEWTLELKRYYEGKSREKFKNILYQLDKNDQEINKATLTNELLFYYKQFELLQIAQQYEPKIIENDQDSYKRIIEKNESLYKLQYNAAVHFEKILEEFIEENEIKLFTAYITILS
- a CDS encoding acyltransferase translates to MEKFIQTLKKSINYFKYIKMTKNTAAPITFANLFYQKILGINRHAYWPVHFTSKVTCPHNIRIGIGTAPGLSPHCYIQGINGIEIGNYTIIASGVGIISANHSIYEYTKHEKCRPIKIGKYCWIGMNAVILPGVHLGDHVVVAAGSVVNKSFPEGYCVLAGVPAKIVKTISKDKVVEKKNKYEFYGYIPKHLFKQ
- a CDS encoding nucleotide sugar dehydrogenase; translation: MKQALLNRIINKEAVIGVVGLGYVGLPLAVEKAKAGYRVIGFDIQDEKVKMVNQGHNYIGDIVDEELSEVVEKGLLSATNDFSFVEQVDCVSICVPTPLDQYFQPDISYVEKSTRDIAKYLHKGMLIVLESTTYPGTTEEIIKPILESTGLKCEKDFYLAFSPERVDPGNKIYKTKNTPKVVGGIGQDSTEVAAALYRNVLESEVFEVSSPAVAEMEKILENTFRNINIGLANEMAILCHKMGINVWEVIEAAKTKPYGFMAFYPGPGLGGHCIPIDPFYLTWKAREYNYHTRLIETAGEINNYMPEFVMERSMKILNRFSKALRGSKILILGVAYKQDIDDLRESPALKVIEHLENQGAEIIYNDPYIPEFQHKGKTYSSVELTQGILETADLVIITTMHTVYDYEYIAKHSKFIFDTKNAMKNVKNRENIEIL
- a CDS encoding Gfo/Idh/MocA family oxidoreductase — protein: MMNFAIIGCGRISYKHVEAIVNNHPEARLIAVCDIIEERAKKKAEEYVEKMAAQEILVETPTIYTHYEDLLKNTSVDIVAIATESGKHAKISIDAMNAGKHVIVEKPMAMTIEDADRMIEASERNKVKLCVCHQNRFNPAIQKLRQAVEEGRFGRIIAGNARILWNRNEEYYRQAPWRGTKKQDGGCLMNQCIHNIDLLQWMLGGEVEQVNAMLGNFTHPYIEMEDYGSLQIRFKNGAIGNVEGTVCVYPQNLEETLTILGEKGTVVIGGKAVNKVQVWQFEDGKDSLEQVQKACDREIENIYGSGHISLYRNAIDSIVKKSTPYIDGIEGKKAIHIILKVYEIS
- a CDS encoding DegT/DnrJ/EryC1/StrS family aminotransferase; this translates as MIPLLDLKKQYETIKNEIDQRLQGVISSAQYIMGEEIKLLEKKMEEYIGCKHAITCANGTDALVLALHALKIGDGDEVITSPFTFFATAEAISRVGAKPVFVDIKKDTYNIDPDKIEEKINKNTKAILPVHIFGQPANMDEIMDIANRYNLYVVEDACQAIGAEYKGKKVGSIGTIGCFSFFPTKNLGAFGDGGMITTNDDTLAALIKALRVHGSGELGRSAYNLINGIKEEQEENIDIEDKTIYDAAKYYNYFIGYNSRLDNIQAAILNVKLKYLDKWNTRRKELADYYTENLKNTQLITPEVHHDAKSVFHLYILQSENRDELVQHLKEKRIATGIYYPVPLHLQKVYKNLGYQKGDLPVSEYLSNRTFAIPLYPELTKEDQDFIINTIYEFEKR
- a CDS encoding acyltransferase — translated: MSKLYFVHESSYIDEPCEIGAGTKIWHFSHIMSGCKIGEDCNIGQNVVISPNVIIGNNVKIQNNVSVYTGIICEDDVFLGPSCVFTNVINPRSHINRKHEFMQTVIKKGATIGANATIVCGNIIGKYALVGAGSVVTKDVPDYGLVVGNPARLIGWVCACGEKLLKDKYKYYCNSCKSEYKLLDNLLIKE